The window TCCGGCGGATTCGGCGAAAATGGGAACGTCTGTCCAGCCGCCCGCAAAGTCGATGCGCACTGGCGCCCTGCTGGTCAGTTTCATAATGCTCCTTCGAGTTGCGCAGAAATGAACACAGCCGCCAGCCCGATACGGGCTGGCGGCTGATGAGAGCGCCGGACTCAGTAGGCGTACGTGCCCATGAGTTCGAATGCGTTGGGCCGCTGCGTGTAACCCTGACCGCGGAAGCGTTGCGGGATGATCTGAACGCTGATCGATTCGGCGGGAGTGATGTCATGGGCGAGGGTGACGGCGAATTCGAAGCGGTCACCCATGTCCGGCAAACCGTTGTGATATTGCACGGCGTCACGAAGTTGGAGCGACCCCTTGGTTTTGTCCGTGAACCGGTAGTCCAGGCGGCCGAAGAACGCCTGAGTATTAGGCCCAAACGGGTTGCCGATCAGCAGGTCCTTGTTTGTCCACCCGACTTGCGGCACGATGCCCATGTAAGTTTCGCGGTCGGCGCTGTAGATTTCGAAACGGCCGTCGCCCCGTTTGCCGAACAGTTCCGGGAAGCGCATGCCGAAAACGTATGCCAATTTGCGCGGAACATTTCCCACACCGAGCCCGGACGGAGCAGAGATGTCGTCCAGGATCAATTCGCCGTACGCATCCGCTTTGCGATTCAGGTGGGCCACCAGGTCGACCTGGGCCATGTAGTTGAACGTGTCGTTGCCGGCCGAGCTTGTGGAATGGCCGCCAAGCCTGGAGCGGTTGATGACGAGGCGCTGATATGCGTAGAACGGCATGACGAGACTCAACGGGTTCGGCGCGTGGGTGGAAATATAGGCTTCGCCGAGGCCGAGCTCCAGACGTTTGTTGATGCGGGATTCCATCCGGCGGAAGCCGAAATACTTAGGCCCGTCCAGATCGCGGAAGCCGCCGTATACCTGCGTGCCGATGAACCGCCCGAGCGGGCCCCATTTGAAGGCACCGCGCGCCTTGACCATCACCATTCCGGGGGAGTTATCGCTCAGCAGGCCATCGCCGGACGCCAGTGGGCCGGAGGACAGGTAGGTTTTGCCGACTTCCCAATCCATGCCGAGGCCGCGGAAGTTCGCGGTGGCGACATCGATGGCCGGGAACGCTTTGGGGAGCGAACTCGT is drawn from Armatimonadota bacterium and contains these coding sequences:
- a CDS encoding capsule assembly Wzi family protein, yielding MRHHGILRILAIAILYPFFAAPGHTEGSNASITSMPAADTAVIGAGANAGLTVGQELPVLHSGVKVGSIVLTKVENESATGRVSTVEGATVQVLDDVQLPSADQLPVSAPKTNPPREAPRAPAATHGSYNEHLMDIIPWERWEYMALSSLAVDGLLPGYAARDFQATRQFTRGELGGLTAQALLLYTSGMGTDRDPALLRRLAGSFRYDPAVQQAVEAALEITLDHPAKPTLVPEAPGLSAYGGLRYWRFRGESKVNVTGRVGGIYDVNDNVFLALSVNNLHQLTSSLPKAFPAIDVATANFRGLGMDWEVGKTYLSSGPLASGDGLLSDNSPGMVMVKARGAFKWGPLGRFIGTQVYGGFRDLDGPKYFGFRRMESRINKRLELGLGEAYISTHAPNPLSLVMPFYAYQRLVINRSRLGGHSTSSAGNDTFNYMAQVDLVAHLNRKADAYGELILDDISAPSGLGVGNVPRKLAYVFGMRFPELFGKRGDGRFEIYSADRETYMGIVPQVGWTNKDLLIGNPFGPNTQAFFGRLDYRFTDKTKGSLQLRDAVQYHNGLPDMGDRFEFAVTLAHDITPAESISVQIIPQRFRGQGYTQRPNAFELMGTYAY